One window of Phycisphaeraceae bacterium genomic DNA carries:
- a CDS encoding YihY/virulence factor BrkB family protein translates to MLESVRKLSHQFGPVAVQAARGLYKSRLPQMAAALAYRTIFALVPVIIIGLVVLRLLIVDETELRNRMNSAVDFLGLRPLVEVDSGASRKTLDLIPEDRAARTFSFMSPPGEVSYEPGAELLETQGTEPENAELSQTSIDSVIDGILAHFAKIPFGAIGGFGVLLLVYAAISMLVELERAFNQIYHAQRGRSWVRRVTQYWSVLTLGVIFLVASFYVGQTFTNLLNSFAAEDGVFSRQGFAFGLLGYLTTVAISSALLLFTYKTIPNVRVPFGPAVIGAVVAAVLWEAGKWGFTRYLSFSTSYQYIYGSIAIVPLFILWVYLTWLVVLFGLQVSYGLQYASSSRSSVSDNQSGPSVVDASRSIDLAVLLAERFEVGNAVDAEEAAQRLSMPNDVCTLMLERFERAELVRRVETRDADDDPSWVLARPAGKVLIADVLSSTTDSTSNEGTLPDSVLPASTRIMRSMRDAIAGKTIADCLHREEVPRDTQPTAASQPGGEPVPAS, encoded by the coding sequence GTGCTCGAATCGGTCAGAAAACTCTCACATCAGTTCGGTCCGGTTGCGGTGCAAGCCGCGCGTGGGCTTTATAAGTCCCGTCTGCCGCAGATGGCAGCTGCGCTTGCCTACCGCACTATCTTTGCTCTTGTGCCGGTCATCATCATTGGCTTGGTTGTGCTGAGACTACTCATCGTCGACGAGACCGAGTTGCGCAATCGCATGAACAGCGCGGTCGACTTTCTGGGATTGCGACCCTTGGTTGAGGTTGACTCTGGAGCAAGTAGAAAGACGCTCGATCTGATCCCGGAAGATCGTGCCGCACGGACGTTCAGTTTCATGTCTCCTCCGGGCGAAGTGTCGTATGAGCCTGGAGCGGAACTGCTTGAGACACAAGGAACAGAACCTGAGAACGCTGAGCTTTCCCAGACATCCATTGACTCAGTGATTGACGGTATTCTTGCGCACTTTGCGAAAATTCCATTCGGTGCGATCGGTGGGTTCGGTGTACTGTTGTTGGTTTACGCGGCGATTTCGATGCTTGTGGAACTCGAACGCGCATTCAATCAGATCTATCACGCGCAACGGGGCAGGTCGTGGGTGCGTCGTGTGACGCAGTACTGGTCTGTCCTGACGCTTGGCGTGATATTCCTTGTTGCCAGTTTTTATGTTGGGCAGACGTTCACCAACCTTCTCAACAGCTTTGCTGCTGAGGATGGCGTGTTCAGTAGACAGGGATTCGCATTTGGATTGCTCGGATATCTGACGACGGTTGCGATCTCCAGCGCGCTGCTGCTGTTTACCTATAAGACGATTCCGAACGTGCGCGTGCCGTTCGGGCCCGCTGTTATTGGTGCGGTTGTTGCAGCGGTGCTTTGGGAAGCGGGCAAGTGGGGGTTCACGCGCTATCTCTCGTTCTCGACGTCGTACCAGTACATTTATGGATCAATTGCGATCGTGCCATTGTTCATTCTGTGGGTGTACTTGACGTGGCTGGTCGTGCTGTTTGGATTGCAAGTGAGTTACGGCTTGCAGTACGCGTCATCATCGCGCAGCAGCGTGTCTGACAATCAGTCCGGGCCGTCCGTTGTGGATGCGTCGCGGTCGATCGATCTCGCGGTGCTGCTGGCGGAACGCTTCGAGGTTGGAAATGCTGTTGATGCTGAAGAAGCAGCCCAGCGCCTGTCAATGCCGAACGATGTCTGCACGTTGATGCTGGAACGTTTCGAGCGGGCCGAACTGGTCCGTCGGGTGGAGACGCGCGATGCCGACGATGATCCGTCGTGGGTGCTTGCCAGACCAGCGGGCAAGGTGCTTATTGCTGATGTGCTTTCGAGCACAACCGACAGTACTTCGAATGAAGGGACTCTCCCCGATTCTGTTCTCCCTGCCTCGACGAGAATCATGC